In Patescibacteria group bacterium, the genomic window AGTAAGCGTGGGTGAGATTATTTATGATGAGGGGCTGGGCCAAGTAGTTTGGAGTATTCCAGAAGTCAAAGCTTATGCAGGACAAACAGAAGGTGAGATTCGCGAATCTCATTTTCAAGACCGGGCTCAAGCAAATTTTGAAGTTTCTTTGACGCCGCGGCTAAACCAGCAAGGACAATATGTGGTCCTGGCCCAAGAAACATCTTGTTCGGGAACGGATAGTTTTACCGAACAAGAAGTAAGCGCGAGACAAGGCTATTTAACGACTGACCTGGATTATGATTTGGGCGCTATGGGGAAGGGCGTCGTGGAATAAATTGGGTAAATTTATTTATATCCAATGCCTTGAATTTGTAACTTACCAGAGCTAGTATATCCCTAGTTTCTTAATTTCTTTATTTCTAGTTTCTTCAAGGTTCAGATATTTAAACCTTAAAAATCCAATGTCCACATTCAACACTATAGGTTTTGTGTTATCCAATTACGACTTTCGCGAAGCTGATAAAATTTTTTCCATCTATACCGCGACTCACGGGAAAATCGAGGGCTTGGCTGCCGGTGTGCGCAAAATCAAATCTAAGCTTCGGGCTCATTTAGAGCCCTTTTCTGTCGTAGACATAATGATTGCTCATGGCCGGCATTATGACCGTTTGATTGGCGCAACCCAACAAAAAAATTATAAAAGGATTAAAAGCAATTATCGATTATTAATTATCAGTTATCAATTATTAGAAATCGTTGACCAGCTCACCAAACTCCATCACCCCGACTCTCGCATTTTTAATCTTCTTAAAGAAGCTTTTGATTTTTATGAAACTCACGATTTTACTTCCAGTCTTCTTAATCTCTCCAATAACAATGAAATAATAGAACAATTTAACAATTTAACAATCGAACAATCGGATAATGAAATAATAGGGCAATCCCCCCAATCCAATTATCAATTATCAATTATCAATTATCAATTATTTCTTCGTTCCTATTTTATCCTAAATTTTTTATCCCTGCTCGGCTACAAACCAGAACTGGAAATTTGTGTTCGCTGCAAAACTTTGGTTTCGGAGAATTTTCATTTTAGCTTTCATGATGGCGGCGTTATTTGTAAAAGGTGTGTTGCCAACGGAGACCGCCAGGTTTCTGTTGAATCCATCGGGATTTTAAAACAATATCTAAGCAAGAACTTAAAAGATTGCTGTGACATCGGTAATGACGAGTCATCAAAATTAGTTGATAATTTTTTGCTTTATCATTTGGATAGGCCGCTTAAAACTAGTATTTTAGTAAAGGCGGAGGAACAAGAATCCCTAGCTATCCGTGATCAATCCGTGTAAATCCGTGTTTTATAAAAAAAGCTCAAGAATAGTTCGTCTTGAGCTTTGTCAAGTTTTTGGTCGGTAGAACCAATTAAATATTGGTTGGTACGATTTGGTGATTTTTTGGTATAACCACCAGCGAGACCAGATATGACCGATGTTGCTTAATAGACCCAAAATAGTCCCTCCATTGACTAAGCCATTAAAAAAGAAACCATAAAGCCAGCTAGTGTACCCGGGGTTTAAAAGAAAGATCAGTAAAGCCGCAGTCTGGAAGAACCTTTTAGTTTTGCCCCAGGGGTTAGCAGCTACTTGCCAATTTAAGGGTTTTCCCAATTTAATTTTGAGCGGCCAATATTGGATTATGGCAAGCCTAAAGACAACCGGCAAGTA contains:
- the recO gene encoding DNA repair protein RecO — its product is MSTFNTIGFVLSNYDFREADKIFSIYTATHGKIEGLAAGVRKIKSKLRAHLEPFSVVDIMIAHGRHYDRLIGATQQKNYKRIKSNYRLLIISYQLLEIVDQLTKLHHPDSRIFNLLKEAFDFYETHDFTSSLLNLSNNNEIIEQFNNLTIEQSDNEIIGQSPQSNYQLSIINYQLFLRSYFILNFLSLLGYKPELEICVRCKTLVSENFHFSFHDGGVICKRCVANGDRQVSVESIGILKQYLSKNLKDCCDIGNDESSKLVDNFLLYHLDRPLKTSILVKAEEQESLAIRDQSV